The following nucleotide sequence is from Borrelia coriaceae.
AATAAAGGACTATCTTTATATCTTTTTACAATCTCATTTGCATTGAAATAATCATTGGACTCAAAATAAATATTAGCTAAATAATAATTCACCATTTCACTTTCTTTAAATTTTTCATTAGCCTTATGTAAATAAGCAATAGCACGTTTTAAATCATTCTCTTTTTTCGCAATAAATGCCAGACCAAGATATACCATCATACTATAATCAGGAAAATCGGTATAAAGTTTTAAATATTCAATCTTAGCATTATGAATATCACCCTTTTTTAAATAGGCATCCGCTAACAAAAACATTAAACTTGGTTCACTACTATTATTAAGCTTTAGATTTGCAATAGTCAAATCTAAATTATCAAGACCATAAGAAATATAGGCAAGCTCTTTGGCAAAATCTTTATCTTCTTTTAGTATTAAAAGTACTCTCTTAGCAGAATCTAAATCCTTTTTTTCCATATACAAAAGCATTGCATTAATTAAAAATGCATTATTCTGAAGATTTAAACCTAAAGTCTCAAAAGCAAAAGCATCTCTTTCTCTTTCTATTTTAATTAAAAAATTTTTAATATCTTTTACATTGTAACTTAAAATCAAACTTTTAATAAAAGCCTCATCATATAAATGTTTATATTCCTTATATCCTAAAAGATACTGCTTTGCAATATCATAAGCCTCTAAAACAGCACCTACCTTGAGTTTTGAATATACCTCAAGTGCCCTAAGCTTCAAATTTCCAGGCAAAATCTTAACACTCAGGTCTAAAATATCGCTCATCAATAAATAATGCTTAACTTTATCAGAATAAAGCTTTACCCTTTTAATAAGAGAAAGCCACTTATATTCAGTATCAGCATAATAAGAATAAAATCTTATTGCCTTCTCAGCATCTTCCAAATTCTCATTTAAAAGATAACTATCAACTTCTGAAATAATTTCATTAAAATTTCGTTTACCCTTTAATATGTATAAGACATAAGGATTTAAGCCCAAATAAACAAAAATTGATATAAAAAGGATTAAAAATAAAATAAAAAATAATAATACCTTATTTGCTGCTTTCAAATGAGCTCTCCATATTTTTCAACAAAGCATCAAGTATCCCATTAACAAATTTATAAGAATTTTTACTGCCATACCTTTTGGCAATCAAAATAGCTTCATCTATTATAAATCTCTTGGGAACATCCAAATTTTGAAACTTAAGTGAATATACACTCATCCTCAATATGGCAAGATCAACCTTATCCATACGCTCTAAACGCCAATTAAGAGAAATACCACTAATCAATTTGTCAATAAATTCTAAATTCTCATAAGTACCATTAACCAAAACAGAATAAAATAATTTTAAATCCTCTTCTAAATCCAATCCATGATCTTCAAGATTAAAAATATCATAAATATTATCTCGTGCCTTACAATTAACATCAATACTGTAAATTTTTTGAAAAGCTAATACTCTAGCCTTATGTCTCAAGTCCATAACTAATATTATAAATATTTTTTCTTTATTTTAGACTAGAATCCAAAATTTGTATACTAGCAGACTTATTAAGTTTATCATAAAGCTCTTGTTGTACTCTAGCAACAATTTGCTGCTGATGAATATTAACCATATTATTTTTTATAGCATCTTTTACAGTCATATCTACATTAGGAGATATTTTAT
It contains:
- a CDS encoding tetratricopeptide repeat protein, encoding MKAANKVLLFFILFLILFISIFVYLGLNPYVLYILKGKRNFNEIISEVDSYLLNENLEDAEKAIRFYSYYADTEYKWLSLIKRVKLYSDKVKHYLLMSDILDLSVKILPGNLKLRALEVYSKLKVGAVLEAYDIAKQYLLGYKEYKHLYDEAFIKSLILSYNVKDIKNFLIKIERERDAFAFETLGLNLQNNAFLINAMLLYMEKKDLDSAKRVLLILKEDKDFAKELAYISYGLDNLDLTIANLKLNNSSEPSLMFLLADAYLKKGDIHNAKIEYLKLYTDFPDYSMMVYLGLAFIAKKENDLKRAIAYLHKANEKFKESEMVNYYLANIYFESNDYFNANEIVKRYKDSPLFFKLYFVLNYSNLKYEAKKSFLWRLFYRSNYSTEIAQILAWNLLLYSDLRDLDLFFKIYDPVGGVQDWYFFYKFYYFFLRKKLNVAEKVIFESQVGKYLYGVYYNLGVLKLYQKDYKKSEEYFSKSVSLLPFTLDDKNKITLREREDVAKVYLKRGINYLYLGEFEKGREAILTSHVFCETNESKLYVNMIENMNMIEIFKERN
- the nusB gene encoding transcription antitermination factor NusB, yielding MDLRHKARVLAFQKIYSIDVNCKARDNIYDIFNLEDHGLDLEEDLKLFYSVLVNGTYENLEFIDKLISGISLNWRLERMDKVDLAILRMSVYSLKFQNLDVPKRFIIDEAILIAKRYGSKNSYKFVNGILDALLKNMESSFESSK